The nucleotide sequence GCCGGGTTCACGTACGCGTAGGTGGAGACCAGCGAGATCGGCGCGTGGGCCAGCAGCCAGACGTACGCCGTGAAGGCGACCAGCGAACCGGCCACCATGAGGTAGACCAGCGCGGCCCAGGAACGGCCGGTCACCTCGGCGGGGGAGAAGCCGTCCAGCTCGCCCCGGACGGCCGCGACCACGGCGAGTGCCGCGGCGCCGGCGAGCATCTCGTAGACGGTGGCCACGAACGGGTCGGCCGGCATCCGGATCCGGCCCGAGAGGTACGAGCCGACCGACCAGCTGACGGCACCCGCCACGACGGTCAGCGCGCCGACCAGCGGCACGCTCCCCGAGCCGCCGCCCGGCAGCACGAGCAGCACGAGACCGACGAAGCCGACGGCCACCCCGGCGAAGGTCCACGGGCGGGGCCGGTCGCCGCCGACCGTGCGCAGCAGCACGACCAGCAGCGGGACCGTGGCCACCAGCAGCGCGGCGATGCCGGAGGGCAGCGCGGTCCCCTCGGGGCCGGACTCGGCGAGCACGACGAGACCGTTGCCGCCGGCCAGCAGCAGCACCCCGACCAGCGCGGCCGAGCCGAGCTGCCGCCAGTCGACGCGGAGCGCACCCGGGCCGCGGCGCAGCCGCAGCACGAGACCGAGCACCACGGCGGCGGCGGCGAACCGCAGCGCGGCGGAGGTGAGCGGCGGCAGGGACTCGACCGCGACCCGGATGCCCAGGTAGGTCGAGCCCCAGAGCACGTAGACCAGGACCAGCGCGGTCCAGATCAGGGCGGGACGGGCCGGTGCGGTGGCGTGGTCGACGGCGGGCGTCGCACTCGTGGGGCGTGAGCTCATCGGTGGACCACGCTACGGTGACCACGGCGTCGGCGTCCCCTGTTGGTGGCCGGCCTCTCAGCACTGGCGTACGCAGGAGGACGTTCATGTCGAACTTCGGACCACCGGGCGGCGGCTCCCCCGAGCCGTGGGGTGGGCGGCGCCCCGACGACGGCTACCCTCCGCCGGCCGATCCCCGCTACGACCCGGGGTACGGCGGGCAGCAGGGCGGCTGGGGCGAGGCGCCGACCCGGCACTACGACCCGGCGGCCCCCCACTACGAGCCGCCCGCCCAGCGCTACGACCAGTCGACCCAGCGCTACGAGCCGGGTCCCGCCTGGAACGCCGGCCCACCGCCGGCCGCCCCGCCCTACCAGGGCTACCCGGCCGACCCCGGCTACGGCGGCCAGCAGCCGTACGCCGAGCCGACGCCGCCGAAGCGCGGCAAGGGGCCGCTGCTCGTGGTCCTGGTCGTGCTGGCGGTGCTGCTGCTCGGCGGCGCGGGGGCCTACTGGATGCTCGGGCGGGACGACGCCACCCCGAGCGGGACGGCGTCGGCCTCCGCGCCGGCCGCCGGTCCGACCGGAGCCTCGGGCGCGCCGGCCGATGTGCCCACGACCCCGCCGGCCCCGGCCTCCTCGACGGACCCGCGGTTCGTGAAGGCGGGCCAGTGCGTCGCCAACGAGGGCGCCGCCGCCGAGCCGAAGCTGGTGATCACCGAGTGCGGCGCGAAGACCTACCAGGTGCTGCGCCGCATCGACGGGTCGACCAGCGGCAAGAAGGACGCCGAGGCGAAGTGCGCGAAGGTGGCGGGCTACACCGACTGGTACTTCTTCGACAGCCAGCTCAACGACCTCGACTTCGTGCTCTGCCTCAAGCGGCGGTAGGGCACCGTAGCCAAAACTAGGGCTGTCTAGCGTTATTGCTAGACAGCCCTAGTTTCGTCTCGACGGTCCGACACGCGGTAGCCGCATCTACACATGTCTAGCCCCGCCGCTAGACGGCCCGATACTGTGCGATTCGTGGATCCGGTCCGCAACCCGTACGCCCCGGGCGCCGGTCAGCGCCCGCCCGAACTCGCCGGGCGGGGGCGGGAGCTGGATGTCTTCGACGTGGTGCTGGAGCGGATCGCCCGCGGCCGGCCGGAACGCAGCCTCATGCTCACCGGGCTGCGCGGCGTCGGCAAGACCGTCCTGCTCAACACGCTGCGCTCGCAGGCCATCAACCACCTCTGGGGCACCGGCAAGATCGAGGCCCGGCCGGACCAGTCGCTGCGCCGGCCGGTCGCCGCCGCGCTGCACATGGCGGTCCGCGAGCTGGCCCCCCGGCACCGCGCCCCCGACCGGATCGACGCCTTCCTCGGGGTCCTCAAGGCGTTCGCCCAGCGCGCCGCCCCGGCCGGACGGGGCGGAGCCGCCCCGAAGCTGCGCGACCGCTGGCAGCCGGGCATCGACGTGCCGGCCAGCAGCGGCCGGGCCGACTCCGGCGACATCGAGATCGACCTGGTCGAGCTGCTCACCGACGCCGCCGCGGTGGCCACCGACGTGGGCACCGGCGTCGCGATCTTCATCGACGAGATGCAGGACCTCGGTGCGGAGGACGTCTCCGCGCTCTGCGCCGCCTGCCACGAGCTGTCCCAGCTCGGCGCGCCGCTGATCGTGGTGGGCGCCGGGCTGCCGCACCTGCCGGCCGTGCTCAGCGCCGCGAAGTCGTACTCGGAGCGGCTCTTCCGCTACCAGCGGATCGACCGACTCGACCGGATCGCCGCCGACCAGGCGCTCTGCGCCCCGGCCGAGCGGGAGGAGGTCGAGTACGAGCAGAAGGCCCTCGACCTGCTCTACGAGAAGTCCGGCGGCTACCCGTACTTCGTCCAGGCGTACGGGAAGGCCACCTGGGACCACGCGCCCCGGTCGCCGATCACCGCGGCGGACGTCCGGGTCGCCGCGCCCGAGGCGGAGGCGGAGCTGGCGGTGGGCTTCTTCGGCTCCCGGTTCGAGCGGGCCACCCCGGCCGAGCGCGAGTACATGCGCGCCATGGCGACGCTCGCCCTGGTGGACGGGGAGGAGAGCGGCCGCGACGACATGGACGCGGCGGTGCCCACCGCGGAGATCGCCCGGGCGCTGGGCCGGAAGCCGGCCAGCCTCTCGCCCGCCCGGGACGCGCTGATCAAGAAGGGCCTGATCTACTCGGGCGAGCGGGGCACGGTCGCCTTCACCGTCCCGCACTTCGGCCGCTACCTGCGCACCCAGCCGGCCTGAGCGGTCAGACCTTCGACCAGGGTGGCGGGAAGACCACCTCCCCGGCCGGGGGCGGTGGCTCGTTGCTCGTGGACGGCGGCAGCACCAGCGCCTGCCACGGCTCGCCCAGCCCCGACCACGGGCTGGTCAACCCCAGCCGGTCCGCCCGCCCGAACCCGAACCGGCGGTAGTACGCCGGGTCGCCCAGCACCACCACCAGCCGCTCGCCCAGTTCGGTGGCCGCGTCGAGGGCGGCCTGCACCACCGCCACGCCGTGCCCGACCCGCTGCCGGTGCGGGGCGACCGCCACCGGGCCGAGGGCCAGCGCCGGCCAGGCGCCGCCGTCGGTACGCACCTGCACCCGGGTGAGCAGCGCGTAGCCCACCACCTCGCCGCCGTACTCGGCGACCATGGCCAGTTCCGGGATCCAGGCGTCGCTGCGCCGCAGGTCCTCGACCAGCCCCACCTCGGGCGGGGTGGCCACGTCGGGGCGGGCGAACGCGCCGGCCAGCACCCGGGCGACCGGCTCCTCGTCCGCCGGGTCCTCGGGTCGGAGTCGCAGCGTCGTCACCCGCGCGACCTTACCGCCCGGAGCCCGTCCATCCGCGACGGTCGCTGAAATCGGTACCCACTGGACGTCCACGTCGGCCGATCCCTTTCGGGTGTTGCGGGGGTGGCGAGGGCCGCGACGGGGTATGACTGAGCCATGAAGCCCGTGCGCTCCCTCGCCCGCGTCATGTTGAGCGGCATCTTCGTGGTCAGCGGCGCCCGCAACCTGCGGAACCCGGGACGGCTGGTCCCGGCCGCGCAGCCGATCACCGACAAGGTGACGCCGCTGCTCCAGAACGTCCACCCCCGCATCCCCACCGACACCGCGACGCTGGTGCGGGCCAACTCGGCCACCCAGTTGATCGGCGGCCTGATGCTGGCGACCGGCAGGTTCACCCGGCCGGCCGCGCTCGTCCTCGCCGCCACCCTGGTGCCGACCACCGCCGCCGGCCATCCCTTCTGGAACAACGACGACCCGGCGGCACGGAACAACAACCAGATCCACTTCCTGAAGAACCTCGGGCTCTTCGGCGGCCTCCTGCTCGCCGCCGCCGACACCGAGGGCAAGCCGGGGCTCCGCTGGCGCACCGGCCACCGGATCAACCACTCGCGCCGCTCGGTGCAGCGCGCGGTCCGGACCGCCCGCCGGGAGGCGAAGATCGCCGTACGCTCGGCGGCCACCGCCCGCCGGATCCCCGGCTGACCTGCATCAATACGGCCACCACCCCCCGCAAGGCCACCAATCACCTGAACCGTCCGACACCCGTTAACGCGGTGGAAATGTCAAAAACACGTGTGGGATCGGACACGGTCGCATAACGCGGGAGGCAGTGACGTGAGGCGCCGTTCTAGGCTCCGTGCTGGACCTGGAGGGGCAGGACGATATTGGTACGGGGGTGGCCACGCCATGCCGACGACAGTCGGTAGACGGATGGACCGCCTCACTCCCCTCCAGCGCGTGACGCGGGGGGTCGACCGCCGGATCGTCGTACGGGCCGGGGTCGTGGCCGCCGTCGCCTACAGCGCGTGGCTCGCCATCGGCGCCTTCGGCCGGCCCTACAACTTCTTCGACATGAAGATCTACCACGGTGCCGTCGTGTGGTGGGCGAACGGCAACGAGCTGTACGACTTCATCGCCCCGTCCACCACCCTGGGCTTCACCTACCCGCCGTTCGCGGGCCTGGCCATGCTGCCGATGTCCTGGCTGCCGGTCGACGCCGCCGGCTGGCTCAACGCCCTGGCCAGCATCGCCGCCCTCGCCGTCGTGCTGGCCGCGCTGCTGCGCCCGATCATCGACCGGCTGGGCTGGTCGCTCTGGTTCACCGTCGGCATCGCCACCCCGCTGGCCGTGGCCATCGAGCCGTCCCGGGAGACCCTCGGCTACGGCCAGGTCAACCTCCTGCTCTTCGCGCTGATCATGGCGGACCTGGTCGGTTTGCGCTGGCGGGCCCGGCGCGGCACCCACCACGAGACCGCCGACTCGGCGCTGGCCCGGTTCGTCTACAGCGGCACCTGGGCCGGGGTGGGCATCGGGCTGGCCACCGCGGTCAAGCTCACCCCGGCGCTGTTCGTGGCGTACCTGATGATCACCCGGCAGTGGCGGGCCGCGCTGACCGCCGTCGGCACCACCATCGGCGTGACCATCGCGTCGTTCGCGCTGGTCGGCGAGGAGTCGCGGACGTACTTCACCAGCGTGCTCTGGCAGACCGAACGGGTCGGCGCGGCGGACATGACCGCCAACCAGTCGCTCGCCGGCCTGCTGGCCCGGCTCTACGACTCCATCGAGACGCCCGGCCTGCTCTGGCTGGCCTTCGCGGTGCTGATGCTGGCGCTCGGGCTGTCCCGGGCGACCAGCGCCCGCGCCGACGGCGACGAGCTGACCGCGTTCACCCTGGTCGGGCTCACCGCCAACGTGATCAGCCCGATCTCCTGGTCGCACCACCTGGTGTGGGTCATCCCGGCGATCATCGTGCTGGCCGACGCCGCCGTACGCCGCCGCGAGGCGAGCCGCGGCCTGGTGCCCCGGGCCACCGCCACGCCACCGGCCACCGGGGTTCCGGCGCTCCGGCCGCCGATCTGGTACCCGGCCCTCACCGGGCTCCGGCACGGGGCCGGCGCGCTCGGGCTCTACCTGCTCTTCCTCGTCTCGCCGATCTGGCCGTACGAGCACCAGCTCCCCGAGGTGTCCCACTACCAGGACGGCCTGTTCGGCGCGCTGATGGAGAACTCCCTGGCCGTCGCCCTGATCGTGCTGGTCGCGGCGCTGCCCTGGCGCCCCGGCGCGGAACCGGCCTTCTACCACGACCGGCTCGCCCGGGTGGCTCAGCCCGCCGCCCGGCGCTGAGGAGTCAGGGGCAGTTCACCCACTCCTCCGTGCCGTCGGCGAACACCTGCCGCTTCCAGATCGGCAGCCGCGCCTTCACCTCGTCGACCAGCCGCGCGCAGGCCGCGAACGCCGCCGCCCGGTGCGCGGTGCTGACCGCCGCGACCAGGGCCACGTCGCCGATCTCCAGCGGGCCGATCCGGTGGGACACCGCCACGGCGTACACCTCGGGGTCGGCGGCGATCTCGGCCGCCACCTCGCGCAGCACGGCCTCGGCGGTCGGGTGGCCCTCGTACTCCAGCAGGGTGACCGTGCGGCCGTGGTCGTGGTCGCGGACCACGCCCTGGAACGAGACCACCGCGCCGGCGCGGCGGTCGGCGACCGCCGCCTCGTGCGCGGCCAGGTCCAGCGGCCGGTCGGTCACCGCGCCGAGGACCACACCGACGGCCGTACTCACTGAGCCTCCCCGGTTTGCGACTGCGGGGCTCGCAACCCCGGCTCACTCCTCGCGCTCACCATGCCCGCTCTCCAGTGGTCAACGGCAACGGTACGAGTGGCACCCGGTCGCCCGCCGCGCCGCTCGTGCCCGGGCGGATCACCGCGAAGCCGTCGGCGCCGGCCAGACCCCGCAGCATCGCCGAACCGACGTGGCGGACCGGGTGTGCCGTGCCGGCCGCCCGGTCCCAGCGCACCAGGGCCAGGTGGGTGTGGTCGCCGCGCCCGGGGACCGCCTCTGCCAGGGTGACCTGCGGCAGCACCGGCATCGGCCGGCCCTGCAGGCCGGCGAGCAGCGGCGCGACCAGCGAGACCAGCGCCACGACGGCGGACTGCGGGTTGCCCGGCAGGCCGGCCACGAAACGGACGCGGCCGTCGTCGCCGACCAGCCGGGCCAGCAGCATCGGGAAGCCGGGCCGGACCGCCACGGTGTTCACCACGTAGTCGGCGCCGAGCGTCTCCAGCGTCGGGTGCAGGTGGTCGACCGGGCCGTGCATGGTGCCGCCGGTGGTGCAGACCAGGTCGGCGTCGGCGAGCGCGGCGCGCACCGCGGCCACGTGGGCGGGGAGCGTGTCGGCCACCGGGCCGACCACGTCGGCGGGGCGCACCTGGCAGCCGTAGCGGCGCAGCCAGGCGGGCACCGCCGGGCCGAGCGCGTCCCGGACCCGGCCGGCCCCGGGCGGACCCTCGGTCAGCAGTTCGTCGCCGAAGACCAGCAGCGCGGCGCGGGGCCGGCGGCGGACCCGCAGGGTGTCGTACCCGCAGGAGGCGGCCAGGCCGATCACCGCCGGGTCGACAGGCGTGCCGGCGGGCAGCAGTTCCTCCCCGGCGTACGCCTCCTCACCCGGCTCCCGCCACTCCGGCACGGGCCGGGGCGTGCCGGTCACCCGGCCGTCCGCGGTGCGGGCCGACTCCTCGATCCGCAGGATCGCCGTCGTGCCCTCGGGGACCATCGCACCCGTGGCGATCTCCACCGTGCTGCCGTCCGCCGCCAGCGGGGGCGGGGTCTGCCCGGCGAGCACCCGGCCGACCACCCGCCACGGGCCGTCCCCACGCACCGCCCAGCCGTCCACGCTGGAGGTCGGGAACGCCGGCAGGTCGGTACGCGTCGCCAGCGGCTCGGCCAGGGTGTGCCCGTCGGCCTCGGCGAGCGACCGGCCGATCGTGGGGAGCGCGGCGGCGAGACCCACCGCGTACACCCGGGAGCGGGCCTCCTCCCACCCGGCCGGCGGCGGCGCGGCGACCTCGGCCGCGGCGGCTGCGGTTTCCGTGCTCATCGGCCGAGCCTATCCCCGGTGCGGCGGGGGTGTGCGGTCAGTGGTCGCCGCCGCGGAGCTGGTCGACGGTGTGCCGCAGGATCGGGCCGAGCACCACCAGGCCGTCCTTCGCCCCGCCGCGCGACCCGGGCAGGTTGACCACCAGCATCCGGCCGGCCACCCCGGCCAGCCCGCGCGACAGCGCGGCCGTCGGCACGGCCTCGCGGCTGTGTGCCCGGATCGCCTCGGCGATGCCGGGGATCTCGTAGTCGAGCAGGGGGCGGGTCACGTCGGGAGTGCGGTCGGTCGGGGTGACCCCCGTGCCGCCGCTGGTCAGCACCACGTCGACGCCCTCGTCGCGGGCCGCCCGCAGCGCCACGCCGACCGGCTCGCCGTCGGGCACCACCACCGGCTCGTCGACCTCGCAGCCCAGCTCCCGCAGGCCGGCGACGAGGAGCGGGCCGCTGGTGTCCGCGTACACCCCGGCGGCCGCCCGGTTCGAGGCGACGATCACCCGGGCCCGGATCACGGCCGGTCCTCCGGCCGGACCCACTCGCCGGTCTTGCCGCCCTCCTTGCGCAGCACCCGGACCGCGTCCACCGAGGCCGCCGGGTCGACCGCCTTGACCATGTCGACCAGGGCGAGCCCGGCGACGGCCACCGCGGTGAGCGCCTCCATCTCGACCCCCGTCCGGTCGGCGGTCTTCGCCGTGGCGGTGATCTCGACCGTGTCGTCGGTGAGCCGCAGGTCGACGGTGACGCCGTGCAGGGCGATCGGGTGGCAGAGCGGGATCAGGTCGGGGGTGCGCTTGGCCCCCATGATCCCGGCGAGCCGGCCGACGGCCAGGGCGTCCCCCTTGGGCAGGCCGTCGCGGCGCAGCAGCTCCACCACCTCGGCGGTGGTGCGGAGGCGGCCGGCGGCGACCGCGAGCCGGCCGGAGACCGGCTTGGCGGAGACGTCGACCATCCGGGCCGCGCCGGCCGGGTCGACGTGGGTGAGCTGCGCGGGATCGGTCACGGCCGCGAGCCTATCCGCCCGGTACGCCCGGGCGCGCGCGTCGGGGCCGGCGGCGGGGAGGGGCACCGCACGGCACCCCTCCCACACCTGCCCGCCGTCGATTCGCTGGGGGGAAACTGACGGCGGGGGCCTCGTCGACCGGGTCCCCCGTGCAGCGGACCGCCCCCGTTGGCCGACATGCCGCGACGCTAACGAGCCAGGCGATAAGGAATCGATAAACCGGTTCAGACCCGGTCCGGCCGGACCTCCGCCAGCAGCCGGCGGATCTCGTGCTGCTCAGGCACCCCCGTCCGCTCGAAGATCGCCAGGGCCCTGCGCCGGTACCGGCGTGCCTCCTCGGGATCGGTGTCCGCCAGGTGTTCGGCGAGGCCGCTCAGCGCCCGGCCCTGCTCGTAGGGATGCGCGATGCGGGTGGCGATGTCGAGCGCCTCATGGAACATGGCCACCGACTCCTCCGGTCGTCCGGCGACCCGCAGTGTCATGGCCAGTTCGTTGCGGGCCTCGGCCTGGACGTGGCGTTCCCCGGCGTTGGCCGCCGCCTCGATCGCGGCGTGGTGGTGCCGCAGCGCCTCGTCGAGCCGGCCGAGCTGCCGGTAGGTACCGGCCAGGTCGCTGAGGGTCTCGGCCCGGGCGTACCCGTTGCCGGTGCGGTCCCGCAGCGCCAGGGACGCCCGGAGCAGGCGTTCCGCCTGTGCGTTCTGGCCGATGCGGTAGCGGACGCCCCCGAGGTGACCGAGCGCGTTGGACAGGTGGAACAGGTCCCCTCTGACCCGGGCGACGAAGAGGTGCAGCCGATGGACCGCCATGGACTCGTCGTGCCGGCCCAGGAACCGCAGGGTGAGACCCAGGTTGGGCAGCACGGGCAGGGTGTCCAGGGCGCCGGCCCGCACGGCGGCCTCGTTGACGTCGAGCGACTCCTGGATGCGGCCGGTCAGCCAGTACACGACGCCCAGGTTCACCCGCGCGCGATCCGTGCCCTCGACGTCGCCGAGTTCCGCCCGGATCGACACCACCTCGTGCAGGTGGGCCGACGCCTCCTGATAGGCGCCGGTACGCACGCAGGCCGAGGCGAGGTAGTTGTGCATGAGGGCGACGGCGTGCCGGTCGCCCGTCCGCCGCGCCGCGACCAGCCCTTCGCCATGCGTGGCGGAGATGTCGTCGAAGTAGCTGCGCATGTAGAAGAAGCGCCAGGCCGCCCGGGCCAGCCGCCACGCCATCGCCTCGTGACCCTCGCGGGCGGCCTGCCGGACGAGGGAGTTCAGATTGAGGCGCTGCTCCTCCAGCCACTCCAGGTCACCGGGGAGCCGCGCCGAGAGCAGATCGGGACGCCGGGGCGCCGTCAGGCGCAGATTCCGGTCGACCAGGCGCTTCTCCTCGATCGGCGCGGAGACCACCACGACCGAATGCAGGAGGTGATCGAGGAGTCCCGCCACCGCCGCCTTCCGGACCGGTTCCGGGTCCGTCTGCAGCGACAGTTCGTAGGCGTACTGTCGCATCAGGTCGTGCAGGCGGTAACGCCCCTCGGCGATCTCCTCCACCAGGTGCCGGTCGACCAGTTCGTCGATCAGGTCGGCGGCCTCGTCCAGTGGCAGGTCGGTGAGCGCGGCCACCATGGCGGTGTCGAAGTGACCCGCGGCGACCAGTCCCAGGGATCGGAAGAGACCCCTGGCCGCGCCGTCCAGCGGCTCGTACGACTCGGCGAACGCCTCGACCACGGTTCGCGCCTCCGCCTTCAACCGCGGAAGGAACGCCGGCTTCCCCGCCAGCCGGCGGACCATGTCGGACATGGTCCACGCCGGGCGATGGGCCAGCCGGGTGCCGGCCAGGCGGATGGCGAGCGGCAGCCCGCCGCACATGCGCACCATCTCCGCCGCCCCGTCGGGATCGGCCGCGACCCGCTCCTCGCCGACGAGGGACGTGAGCAGGGCCAGCGCTTCGGGCTCGGGCAGCACGGGAAGCGACACCGGAGGCCGCTCGGTGAGCGCCAGAAGCCGGCGCCGGCTGGTCACCAGGACCACGGCACGACCGGTGACGGGCAGCAGGGGCTCGACCTGCGCGCTGTCCACGGCGTTGTCGAGCACCACCACGGCCCTGCGGAGGGTGAGTTCCCGCCGCCACATCTCGATCCGGTCGGGCAGGTCCCCGGGGATCCGACCGGCCGGCAGACCGAGCTGACGGAGCAGGGTGACCAGGGCGGACGCGGGTGGGACCGGCGCACCCTCCGCGTGGCCACCCAGGTCGACGAACAGTTGCCCGCCCGGAAGCCGGTCCGCGAGCCGGTGGGCGAGGTGGACCGCGAGTGTCGTCTTGCCGCAGCCCGCCATGCCGTCGATCACCCGCACCACCGGGCCGGTCTCATCGGCGGTGATGTCGCCGAGCATCCGCTCGATGACGTCCCGCCGTCCGACGAAGTCCGGCACCACACGGGGCAGCCAGTTCGGGCCCCGGCCGGCGTCCTCGTTCCCACCGCTCGCCGCGGCTGCCACCGGGCCGCCCGCGAACCTCCGCCGCGCCCTCCGGGCACCGAGCGCGGCACGGTGGACCCGTTCCAGCTCGGGCCCGGGTGGCACACCGAGCTGCTCGGCGAGCGCGTCGTGCGCGGCCTCGTAGACGGCGACCGCTCCGGCGAGGTCGTCGGTGCGGATGAGCGCGCGCATGAGCAGGGCCTGGGCGGGTTCGCGCAGCGGATACCGCGACGCGTGGGCACGCAGGAGCGGCAGGGCCAGGTCGGGGCGATCGGTCCGCAGTCGTAACTCGCCCAGCAACTCGACGGCGGCCTGGCGCTCGCGGTCCACCTCCGCACGTCGCGCCGTCAGGGTGGGACCCAGCGGCAGCCCGGCCAGTAGCGGCTCGGGCCAGGCTTCGATCGTCTCCGCGAGCAGCGCTGCGGCGTCGACCGGCTCACCCGCCTCCGCCAACTCCCGCGCCCGGCGCCACCCGGTGCCGACTCGGACCAGGTCGACCCGGCTCGGTTCCACCCCGAGGCGATAGCCGCCCTGTTCCCGGACCACCGAGACACGCCCGGCGGTCGCCGCTTCGACGCTCCGGCGAAGATTGGCGGCGTAGGTGCGCACGTTGGGAACCGCCGAGCGCGGTGGGTCCTCCGGCCACAGCTCGTCCACCAGCCCGTCCACGGTGACCAGCCGGCCGACCTGCACCGCGAGCATGGCGAACACGAGCTGCTGTTTCGGTGTGCCGAGGTGCACATTCCCGTCCTCGGTCCGTACCGCGAGACCACCCAGGACTCGAATATCCACGTCGGCCGACTCCGGATTTAGCACACGTCAATCGATCGCGTCGGAATTCTACCGACGGTCGCGGGGAGCCACCGGCCCGCTACGGGGTATTTACGCACGTGCGTCGCCCATTCCGGTTCGGACCGTCAACCAAAGTGAGGTTGAAAATAGAGCGGCAACTGTCCAGGCTGACAAGCAAGGTGCAAGTCTCACAGCAGTGCGGTCGCGCTCGGCTACCGGCCGGGCACGTGCGGGATAGGGCTCACTCCGCTCCGCATAACCGCCATGGACAGACCGTCATATACCGCCACAGTGTTGGCTAATATTGCGCATACCGACATTTATCTCTTCTGACTGGACACCTCTGGCTCCTAAGCTGCATTCGAGGTTTTACGGAACCTTCTAACGCTTCGGAAAGAGCCGGAAGGAGTCGGGCGATGCGCGGCAGCGAGTGGCACTGAAACTGCGGGGCTTCACCCCGGGAATCCCTCGCGGTAGGCTCCTGGCATCGAACCTGCTGGTTGATGCCGGTCCAGGCTTCAGCCGTTCAGCTACTGGAGCCGGGTGAGCCATACCGACGGACGACGCGATGTTGAGACCGATCGGCACCTGCTGACGCTCGTCGGTCTCATCGTCGTCCTCGCCACAGCGGTGACGGTCACCGCCATGGTCTTCCTGGCACGAACCCCACCCAGCTCCGTCCGGGACGTGGCCACGTTCGCCACGCTGACCTTCATGATCGCGGTCGGCGGGGTCGTCAAAACGTCGGTCCGGATCCGGTCGACCACCCATTCCATCGCGTGGGTCGAGACGGCCATCGTGATCGGCGTCGCGATCAGCCCGGCCTCCTGGGTCGTCGTGGCCACCGTTCTGGGTGTCGCCGGCGCCTCCGCCGTGCTGCGCCTGCCGGCCATCAAGGCGGCCTTCGGCATCGGCAAGAACGTGCTGATCGCCGGGGGAACCGTGGCCGTCGCCGGGTTTCTCCACTGGCCCGGCGCAGCCCCGCCCGTCGGTGACCTCATCGGCACCCTGAGCATCGTCTACCTGGTCGCGGCGCTCCTCGACGACCTGCTGGCGATGCCGGTCATCGCACTCGCCTCCGGCACCCGCATCCTCCGGCAGTTCCGCGACGACCTGGACCTGCGGCTCGCCGGCTTCGCCGTCCGCTTCGTGGTGGCCGCCTGCACCGTGCTCATCCTCCGGGCCGACCCCCGGCTGCTGCTCGCCGTGCCGCCGCTGGTGCTCAGCCTGCACCTCGCCTACTCGACGCGCGTCCGCACGCGCACCGAGCAGCAGGCCTGGCAGAGGCTCGCCCGGGCCACCGA is from Micromonospora terminaliae and encodes:
- a CDS encoding molybdopterin molybdotransferase MoeA, whose protein sequence is MSTETAAAAAEVAAPPPAGWEEARSRVYAVGLAAALPTIGRSLAEADGHTLAEPLATRTDLPAFPTSSVDGWAVRGDGPWRVVGRVLAGQTPPPLAADGSTVEIATGAMVPEGTTAILRIEESARTADGRVTGTPRPVPEWREPGEEAYAGEELLPAGTPVDPAVIGLAASCGYDTLRVRRRPRAALLVFGDELLTEGPPGAGRVRDALGPAVPAWLRRYGCQVRPADVVGPVADTLPAHVAAVRAALADADLVCTTGGTMHGPVDHLHPTLETLGADYVVNTVAVRPGFPMLLARLVGDDGRVRFVAGLPGNPQSAVVALVSLVAPLLAGLQGRPMPVLPQVTLAEAVPGRGDHTHLALVRWDRAAGTAHPVRHVGSAMLRGLAGADGFAVIRPGTSGAAGDRVPLVPLPLTTGERAW
- a CDS encoding MogA/MoaB family molybdenum cofactor biosynthesis protein, which encodes MIRARVIVASNRAAAGVYADTSGPLLVAGLRELGCEVDEPVVVPDGEPVGVALRAARDEGVDVVLTSGGTGVTPTDRTPDVTRPLLDYEIPGIAEAIRAHSREAVPTAALSRGLAGVAGRMLVVNLPGSRGGAKDGLVVLGPILRHTVDQLRGGDH
- the moaC gene encoding cyclic pyranopterin monophosphate synthase MoaC; amino-acid sequence: MTDPAQLTHVDPAGAARMVDVSAKPVSGRLAVAAGRLRTTAEVVELLRRDGLPKGDALAVGRLAGIMGAKRTPDLIPLCHPIALHGVTVDLRLTDDTVEITATAKTADRTGVEMEALTAVAVAGLALVDMVKAVDPAASVDAVRVLRKEGGKTGEWVRPEDRP
- a CDS encoding AfsR/SARP family transcriptional regulator, which gives rise to MDIRVLGGLAVRTEDGNVHLGTPKQQLVFAMLAVQVGRLVTVDGLVDELWPEDPPRSAVPNVRTYAANLRRSVEAATAGRVSVVREQGGYRLGVEPSRVDLVRVGTGWRRARELAEAGEPVDAAALLAETIEAWPEPLLAGLPLGPTLTARRAEVDRERQAAVELLGELRLRTDRPDLALPLLRAHASRYPLREPAQALLMRALIRTDDLAGAVAVYEAAHDALAEQLGVPPGPELERVHRAALGARRARRRFAGGPVAAAASGGNEDAGRGPNWLPRVVPDFVGRRDVIERMLGDITADETGPVVRVIDGMAGCGKTTLAVHLAHRLADRLPGGQLFVDLGGHAEGAPVPPASALVTLLRQLGLPAGRIPGDLPDRIEMWRRELTLRRAVVVLDNAVDSAQVEPLLPVTGRAVVLVTSRRRLLALTERPPVSLPVLPEPEALALLTSLVGEERVAADPDGAAEMVRMCGGLPLAIRLAGTRLAHRPAWTMSDMVRRLAGKPAFLPRLKAEARTVVEAFAESYEPLDGAARGLFRSLGLVAAGHFDTAMVAALTDLPLDEAADLIDELVDRHLVEEIAEGRYRLHDLMRQYAYELSLQTDPEPVRKAAVAGLLDHLLHSVVVVSAPIEEKRLVDRNLRLTAPRRPDLLSARLPGDLEWLEEQRLNLNSLVRQAAREGHEAMAWRLARAAWRFFYMRSYFDDISATHGEGLVAARRTGDRHAVALMHNYLASACVRTGAYQEASAHLHEVVSIRAELGDVEGTDRARVNLGVVYWLTGRIQESLDVNEAAVRAGALDTLPVLPNLGLTLRFLGRHDESMAVHRLHLFVARVRGDLFHLSNALGHLGGVRYRIGQNAQAERLLRASLALRDRTGNGYARAETLSDLAGTYRQLGRLDEALRHHHAAIEAAANAGERHVQAEARNELAMTLRVAGRPEESVAMFHEALDIATRIAHPYEQGRALSGLAEHLADTDPEEARRYRRRALAIFERTGVPEQHEIRRLLAEVRPDRV